The Mucilaginibacter terrenus genome has a segment encoding these proteins:
- a CDS encoding O-antigen ligase family protein: MFKAFSALNFPTGNTIPGYSNILFFTFTQGFHDFSNSGFVWEPGAFGCFLVITLMFHFFLNKFRFDKVAIILIIANITTFSTTNYLGLIVLFFMAYRFRSPKVNIYVLLLVPALILAFVFIPFLGDKIVDTYKEDMRDLNRLKVLEKYYHHNRMEIPLNRFSSMVYIYDQFGAKLITGVSNRYNEVLNKSYTVNISNGVFDFLAKFGLIGLLYLLIRYVRFCKPYVLRWENIGYCILILLVLSFGEPILFLPIVMMLLFIQPKQRSLNGPLNDEENESEYAYGRI, from the coding sequence ATGTTTAAAGCATTCTCCGCCCTTAACTTTCCAACTGGTAATACAATACCAGGGTATTCTAATATTCTGTTCTTTACGTTCACTCAAGGGTTTCATGACTTTAGCAACTCGGGGTTTGTTTGGGAACCTGGGGCATTCGGGTGCTTTTTGGTTATCACATTAATGTTTCACTTCTTTCTTAATAAGTTTAGGTTCGACAAGGTAGCCATCATTTTAATAATAGCAAACATCACCACCTTTTCAACTACAAACTATCTCGGACTAATAGTTTTGTTTTTTATGGCTTATCGTTTTAGATCGCCGAAGGTTAATATCTATGTATTGCTCCTTGTCCCGGCTCTAATACTTGCTTTTGTGTTCATCCCTTTTCTTGGAGACAAAATTGTTGATACTTACAAAGAGGACATGCGCGATCTAAATCGATTAAAAGTATTGGAGAAGTATTACCATCATAACAGAATGGAAATACCGCTTAATCGGTTTTCCAGTATGGTTTACATTTATGATCAGTTCGGCGCTAAACTTATTACAGGCGTTAGTAACAGGTATAATGAGGTACTTAATAAATCTTATACTGTTAATATATCCAATGGCGTATTTGATTTTCTTGCAAAGTTTGGTCTTATAGGTTTGCTTTATCTATTGATCAGGTATGTTCGGTTTTGTAAGCCATATGTTTTAAGATGGGAGAATATAGGCTACTGTATTTTGATTCTTTTGGTGTTAAGTTTTGGTGAACCCATTTTGTTTTTGCCGATAGTTATGATGCTGTTATTTATCCAGCCAAAGCAAAGGTCGTTAAATGGTCCTCTGAATGACGAGGAGAATGAATCCGAGTATGCTTATGGAAGGATTTGA
- a CDS encoding glycosyltransferase family 2 protein, whose protein sequence is MEGFDFNCAVLISCHNRKKKTLGFLDSLHKEITFSADSWDVYLLDDGSTDGTSDAVKAIYPEVRIINGTGNLFWAGGMRVLWKHALDQKKYDLFLLCNDDVILIEGSLKRLIASYQLAGPESILIGSTLSSITKKITYGGHLLNRLNHAGYYLVKPDEQVLKPCHLGNANVFLVGAAVVRKVGIFDGAYTHYLADYDYTLTAFKAGIKVLLAPGYYGFCEDDHGPNWLSGKHSLRQRVNYLYSVKGLAYHEYLFYIKKHFPADYSGAIIKLWMKTLFPFIWDNFKKVDN, encoded by the coding sequence ATGGAAGGATTTGATTTTAATTGTGCAGTTCTTATAAGTTGCCACAACAGGAAGAAAAAAACTCTGGGCTTTTTAGATAGCTTACATAAAGAGATAACATTTTCTGCTGACAGCTGGGATGTTTATTTGCTTGATGACGGATCAACCGACGGGACCAGTGATGCTGTAAAAGCAATTTATCCTGAAGTCAGGATCATCAACGGTACCGGCAATTTATTCTGGGCTGGCGGAATGCGGGTGTTATGGAAACATGCGTTGGATCAAAAAAAGTATGATCTTTTCTTATTGTGTAATGACGACGTAATCCTGATAGAAGGATCTCTAAAGCGTTTAATAGCTAGTTACCAATTAGCTGGTCCTGAAAGCATCTTAATAGGCTCAACATTAAGTTCTATCACTAAAAAGATTACGTACGGCGGCCATCTGCTAAATCGGCTCAATCACGCTGGTTATTACCTTGTTAAACCTGATGAACAAGTTTTGAAACCGTGTCACCTGGGTAATGCTAATGTTTTTTTGGTTGGTGCAGCTGTGGTTCGTAAAGTTGGGATATTTGATGGAGCATATACTCACTATCTTGCAGACTACGATTATACTCTTACAGCTTTTAAGGCAGGAATTAAAGTTCTATTAGCTCCTGGCTATTATGGCTTTTGTGAAGATGACCATGGTCCCAATTGGCTGTCAGGTAAGCACAGCCTAAGGCAACGCGTTAATTACTTATATAGCGTTAAAGGCCTGGCTTATCACGAGTATTTATTTTACATCAAAAAGCATTTCCCGGCTGATTATAGTGGGGCAATAATTAAATTATGGATGAAAACACTTTTTCCTTTCATCTGGGATAATTTTAAGAAAGTTGACAATTGA
- a CDS encoding glycosyltransferase has protein sequence MRNSLEDRGIELYAIELFGKGSPYTFDEAESNNEWWWCLFPQQSAPELNKRYIKNAVFDRLDILQADVVIGPSIVFYAGALGIAWAKKALKRFIMFDDAKPSQVKRNFLVQYVKNVMIGEADALWLPSASYNRDFEKFQKKGLMLFYGFATINNEVFNGIPVEKRLGNTIICVARLVPIKNLTGLLTAWQIVEGENTGYQLLIVGDGPERENLSQKIKDLQLQTVQLKKAIPNTQLPQYLQSASAFVLPSFSETWGLVVNEAMAAGLPVLLSKTINATEDLLQEGINGYSFNAFDIQDIARSILKFVTAEQSLKVSMSRKSLEIIDTMSYSNMEYNLIDALNKIMSKERKPSGVIGSLMMKFWHGRYNTTGWDKL, from the coding sequence TTGCGTAATTCATTGGAAGATCGGGGCATTGAACTTTATGCTATAGAACTTTTTGGCAAAGGATCTCCTTATACGTTTGATGAGGCAGAAAGCAATAATGAATGGTGGTGGTGTTTGTTTCCTCAGCAGAGCGCACCGGAGTTAAATAAAAGATATATAAAGAACGCTGTCTTTGATCGTCTCGACATTTTGCAAGCAGATGTTGTAATTGGTCCCTCGATTGTTTTTTATGCTGGTGCGCTGGGTATTGCATGGGCTAAAAAGGCACTTAAAAGGTTTATTATGTTTGATGATGCGAAACCGTCGCAAGTAAAACGTAATTTTTTAGTGCAGTATGTAAAAAACGTGATGATAGGGGAGGCAGATGCGCTGTGGCTACCCTCGGCCAGTTACAATAGAGACTTCGAGAAGTTTCAAAAAAAAGGCTTAATGCTCTTTTATGGATTTGCTACTATAAACAATGAGGTTTTTAATGGTATTCCCGTCGAAAAGAGATTAGGTAACACAATAATTTGTGTGGCTCGCCTGGTACCAATAAAAAATTTGACTGGACTTCTTACGGCCTGGCAAATTGTTGAGGGAGAAAATACAGGTTATCAGTTGTTGATTGTAGGTGACGGACCTGAACGGGAAAATCTTTCACAAAAAATAAAGGATTTGCAGCTGCAAACTGTACAATTGAAAAAGGCTATACCTAACACCCAACTTCCGCAATATCTACAAAGTGCAAGTGCATTTGTATTGCCTAGTTTTTCTGAAACGTGGGGGTTAGTTGTTAATGAAGCGATGGCTGCCGGCCTACCAGTTTTATTAAGTAAGACTATAAATGCGACTGAAGATTTACTACAGGAAGGGATAAATGGATACAGTTTTAATGCTTTTGATATTCAGGATATTGCTCGTAGCATATTAAAGTTTGTAACAGCCGAACAAAGTTTGAAAGTAAGTATGAGCAGAAAATCTTTAGAAATTATTGACACGATGAGTTACTCTAACATGGAGTATAATTTAATTGATGCGTTAAACAAAATTATGTCTAAAGAAAGAAAGCCTTCAGGTGTGATTGGCTCTCTGATGATGAAGTTTTGGCATGGGCGATATAATACCACCGGTTGGGATAAATTATAG
- a CDS encoding CatB-related O-acetyltransferase: MRDWIKRNYFRLKYHPIAVKIGRAVTLDMKNKFEGNNFVGDKAFVASSNVGFGTYISGGSTIKSAKIGKYCSIGSYVQTGLGTHPSKKFVSTHPAFFSTRMQAGFSFVTENRFEEHIYADGKYIVTIGNDVWVGNNVLIMDGVTIGDGAIIAAGAIVTKDVAPYSIHGGVPAKFLRCRFDEQHISKLLKLKWWDWSAEKIKRYSHLFDNVEAFLTQIPANHL, encoded by the coding sequence ATGAGAGACTGGATTAAACGTAATTATTTCAGACTTAAGTATCATCCAATTGCTGTAAAGATTGGCCGAGCTGTAACTTTGGATATGAAAAACAAGTTTGAAGGCAATAATTTTGTTGGAGACAAAGCCTTTGTTGCGAGCTCAAACGTTGGTTTCGGTACTTATATATCTGGTGGTAGTACAATCAAAAGCGCAAAAATAGGTAAATATTGTTCTATAGGAAGTTACGTGCAAACCGGTTTGGGTACTCATCCATCTAAAAAGTTTGTGTCTACACACCCCGCATTTTTTTCAACCAGGATGCAAGCTGGTTTCTCGTTCGTAACAGAAAACAGGTTTGAGGAACACATTTATGCTGACGGTAAATACATTGTAACTATTGGGAATGATGTGTGGGTTGGAAACAATGTATTAATAATGGATGGCGTTACAATCGGAGACGGCGCCATTATCGCTGCAGGAGCTATTGTGACTAAAGATGTTGCACCATACTCCATACACGGCGGAGTACCCGCCAAATTTTTACGTTGCCGTTTCGATGAGCAACACATATCTAAGCTTTTAAAACTTAAATGGTGGGATTGGAGCGCTGAAAAAATAAAACGTTATAGTCACTTATTTGATAACGTGGAAGCTTTTTTAACACAGATTCCAGCGAATCATTTATAA
- a CDS encoding undecaprenyl-phosphate glucose phosphotransferase, whose protein sequence is MVHRYSAFIKTVNLIVDYVVLNIGMVLAYYIEVHKFEIWPPSQHALPIVLVFNLTWLLSANLTRLYSEVLNKDSVNTFRNIAKTYLIFVALIAIIALVIGVKAYRITNMYLVVSSVLFGVLLCSWKLVFLGIRKSNRASLFDSRKVVIIGSGRISNDLYNFFIGNPDRGYKLMGFFDDNYYDTEANDLYLGSINECIAYSLKHNVAEIFCALPVLESKKIEKLLGEAEKNLIRFRIVPEYYDYGIKPVLVQSFGNIPVISVRTEPLENLLNRFCKRLFDICFSLFIIIFVFSWIYPILAILIKLGSKGPVLFKQLRSGRDNNPFWCYKFRSMLINSDSDSKQAVRNDKRVTRIGAFMRRTSIDELPQFFNVLIGNMSTVGPRPHMLSHTIQYSKLIDRFMVRHFLKPGITGWAQVKGLRGETLSTEMMLKRVEADVWYLENWSFLLDLKIIFLTVWNSIRGDEKAF, encoded by the coding sequence ATGGTGCATCGCTACTCAGCATTTATTAAAACTGTAAATCTTATTGTCGATTACGTAGTCCTAAATATCGGCATGGTGTTGGCCTACTATATCGAAGTACATAAATTTGAAATTTGGCCCCCCAGCCAACATGCACTTCCAATTGTTTTAGTATTTAATTTAACCTGGCTTTTGTCTGCAAACCTTACAAGATTATACAGCGAGGTATTAAACAAAGACTCGGTAAATACATTTAGAAATATCGCTAAAACTTACTTAATATTCGTTGCGCTCATCGCTATTATAGCTTTAGTGATAGGGGTAAAGGCATACCGTATTACTAATATGTACTTAGTTGTGTCTTCGGTACTGTTTGGAGTTTTATTATGTTCATGGAAATTGGTGTTCCTTGGCATTCGCAAGAGTAATCGTGCATCATTATTCGATTCTAGAAAAGTTGTTATAATTGGTAGCGGTCGCATCAGCAATGATCTGTATAATTTTTTCATAGGGAATCCAGATAGAGGGTATAAATTAATGGGCTTTTTTGATGATAACTATTATGATACTGAAGCTAACGATCTTTATTTAGGATCAATAAATGAGTGTATTGCATACTCCTTAAAACATAACGTAGCAGAAATATTTTGTGCACTGCCGGTATTGGAGTCAAAAAAAATTGAAAAGCTTTTAGGAGAAGCAGAAAAGAATCTAATACGGTTTAGAATAGTGCCAGAGTATTATGATTACGGTATAAAGCCTGTATTAGTTCAGAGTTTTGGAAATATCCCTGTCATATCCGTACGAACAGAACCTCTCGAGAACTTGCTTAATAGATTTTGCAAAAGACTTTTTGATATCTGTTTTTCGCTGTTTATAATAATATTCGTTTTCAGTTGGATTTACCCCATCTTGGCGATCTTGATAAAGCTCGGCTCCAAAGGTCCGGTATTGTTTAAACAACTACGTTCTGGAAGGGACAATAATCCTTTTTGGTGTTATAAGTTTAGGAGTATGCTGATAAATAGCGATAGCGACAGCAAGCAAGCTGTGAGAAATGATAAACGAGTTACCAGAATTGGGGCATTTATGCGACGAACTAGTATTGATGAGTTACCACAATTTTTTAATGTTTTAATTGGGAACATGTCAACAGTTGGTCCAAGGCCACATATGTTGAGCCATACCATACAATATTCAAAGCTAATTGACAGATTTATGGTAAGACATTTTCTTAAGCCAGGTATTACCGGATGGGCCCAGGTAAAAGGTCTTAGGGGCGAGACATTATCTACCGAGATGATGCTTAAGAGAGTTGAAGCAGATGTGTGGTACTTAGAAAACTGGTCGTTCCTTTTAGATCTTAAAATAATTTTCCTAACTGTTTGGAACAGTATTCGCGGTGATGAAAAGGCTTTTTAG